The DNA segment aaaatgacaagaaagaaTGCATGCAAACGTCGATGGTGACGGCCTATTCTTCGAGCTTTACGCTGGTCGGTCGCATGAATCGCCCTTTCAAAACAATCCTTCGCACGTCCGTGCTTTTTGTCACATCGAAAACATGATTGATTCTGTATAATTTGTCCTTTCTCCTCGCCTGAGGCCCTAAAAAAATGCTGCACTGCCATCTTCGTCAAAGCCTAGCCGTTTCATCATATCTGTCGCCTTCGCGAGAACGCACTTGCATGCAACGTGGACGTAGCATGCGACGGTTCGTGGCACGATTCGTGGCGGTTCGTGGCGACGACGGTTCGTGGCACGCCAGTGGCCAgtcgtggcgctggcggcgcattgGCTCAGTGGACTGTTTCGCCAGCTGTAGGTGCTGCACGTTTCCCATACTCTCttttgtacaggctgtttcatacttaggggaaatctcggagcgcctggcatcgcgatgcgattagcgctgcaatcgcgcgccggcagcagctcgcgcgtgcgcagacacTTCcagggtgtagagttgtacatctgcgcacgcgcgagctgctgacggcgcgtggttgcagcgctggccgcatcaggATGCCACGCGCttcgagatttcccctaagtgtgaaacagcctgtacatacacTTCGGCGTACGTTAGGACCGCAAATAGTCAAATTTTTTCGCAGTGCCCCATGCCGCGTGATGACTCGTCTATTGTTTTGAGCTCTTAATGAGCACAATTTAATTTTCAGAAGGAATTCATAGCCGCTACGGTATCATATCTGATAATGGCTTTTATTTTAGAACTGAAGTAGTGCCCattaaaaaacgaaataaaaagcaCAATGCACGAACACCCGCGAACTTAAACATAGTTAAAGAGCGCAAGACgttcaaaattaatccgtagccccgccacggcgtgcctcataatcatataccGATTCTGGCATGCAGAACCACATAAATTATTGCCTAAAAACGAAATGCGTGCTTCGTACACACTTACAATTTTCATTTCGATCCCGCCAGGAAGTCAGCAAATATGGCGATCATACATCCGTTTCATTTTAAACTGTTACTAATGAATTTCACTTGTTAGGTACGAGTGGGCGCTCGCTCGTGGGAGTTTTCATTGTCTGTTTCGTTTAGTAAGCTGTGTACGAGGCAAAATTAGAATGAGCAACATCCTACGATCGAAGTATCACGTTATTTCAAACAATGAAAGCGAGTAATGTGATATCTCTTAGCACTTGAAGAGATACGCTGTCTTGATAGAAAGCGACCATACCAGAATAACAAAAAACTTAGATAAAACGGTCTCATTTTTGTTCATCATGCTTGAAGGCATGATTACATGACACCGTGAAGTGGTAGTAAATCTCGAAAACATGTGATGTGGCTTAGCCAATCGAAGGGCCCCAAACTGTCGAGATAAGCGTATAAAATGGCTCGCTTTTCCAATTCCACCAACGCTCCAGGAATTACACCATCGGAAAGTGAACGGTACGCATGGCTTCCCGATTTCTTTTTCTGTGCCTACTGCGTCCCTCGTGAACTTGTTGCAAGCTCTAAAAATGGCTTCGTTTCTGTTTTGCCTTACATGCAGGAACTCAGGTACGCCAAAATGCACTACGCAACCTTGTTTCTGTTTGCCACCCTCGCTATGGGTGTGCATGGTAGAACCTCTGCCAGGACATTTGGTTCGCCACAGCACCCAGAGCACAACATCCATGCTCACCCTCACAATCACTTTCCGGGAGCTCAACACGATGCCACACACCACGGGGTTCAAGCTGGTCGCGACTCTTCGGTCTCCATTCTTGTCTGCCAAGTCGTCAAGGTTCCTGTTGGCCACTCAGGCGCTCAACCATCCCACGCCACCACCGGCGTCGGCTCTTCATCGGTCGAGGCGGCGTCTTCGGTCGTTTCGTCGTCGCAGGAGGCGCTGTCTAGCCTGAATTCCCGCGTCAGGACAGCCGTGAAGCACATCGTTGATCCCGTTGTAGCCGCCTTGCAGAACACGTCGCTTTGGCTAAACCGTACGTCGCAGCTTCACCTGAACCAGTCCCACCAGCACTCTGCTCTTCACCACGAGCACCAGCATGCTGGCATGGTCAACCACGCTCACGCCGCTCACAACAACCACGAACATCAACACCAGCACGGTGCGCAGGTAAACCATCACGGCGCTCAAGGACAAGTCCAgaaccaccatcaccaccaactCCCGCAAGTAGTTCCAAACCAAGCTGTGCCGATGACCGTTGTCTCCGTTCCAGTCCTGGTTCCCGCAGTACACGTCGGCTCTGTTCCCCTCGTGAACCTTTCCGCAAGTGTTCCAGCCAGTATCGATGTTCCATCGCTTCAGTTTTCGTACCCAAGCCAGGAAAACGCTACGTTGTCGGCCCCTGTCAAGGCTACAGCGCAACCTACATCAACGCCCGCTGATGCTAACCTTCTTGGCCGCACTGGTGATTTGCCAACAGCGCCCGTCACCGACATCACCCTTACTCAGGCGTCGGATGTGTCCACCCCTACTACGCTTTCTGACATCTTTACTATTTGGTTGCGATCTGGAACCGTGGACGACTCGACTGAAGCTACCAGCACATCGGAACCTACTACGTCGTTCCATGGGCCAATTTCTACGTCTTCGACTTCTGCGGACGCATCTACGACTGGCCACAAGCCTCGGACCACGGTAGCCCTGTAACTATCGCTCAGCCACTGATGAAATATTTACTGTGCTATTAGCTTCTCAGTCGCTTCAAGGAACATCTGTATTTATATATGTATTCGCCACTTCGGCAGCAGCCTTTTACTTCGCGTGCACCTTTTGCACTGACGCGGCCTCTATATGCGGTTTGCAATAAAGCAAGCGTTTTTATACACGTACCTTGGTTTTGGTTGTCCAGTCTGTCCACTTAGTTTCACTTCTGCCTTGAGCACATCGTAGCCTAGTGAAATCATACGTTGCACCGCATCGTATTGACTGCCAGCGTTCAAAAGCCACATAGCGCATAAATTCAATCTTCTTAGCGCTTTTCTGCACACCTGCCGTTGGCAGGCCATCGCTGTCCTGCAAGAACACGTCCACGTGCCTATCCTTGCGTGTTCACGCGCATGATATCGCGAGCCTCTTTTCGACTTGCATGGGTTCATGTTTGGTGTCGTAGGGCATTTCGAATAAGTTTAACTCGGTCGGTCCCCCCCtcctcttaacagcgaagctgtttaagctgagcATTACTTGTGCGCCCTACCAGAAGACTATCATCACCAtaaacaggtatgcgccacagaaatgggACAAATCCCACTACTTGCCACTGGTTCACTAATAGAGAATGATGAAAATGCTatacaaagaaaaagagataatgggaataaagacataaaatgaGATCAAGAgacaaagggaaagaaagaaaaaagcggagAGGAAGAAAGGGGGCAAAGACAAATCAAGATAaacagagcgagaaagaaatagaaaacatAAAATAgattcaagaaagaaaacgaaagaaaaaaacccacttatctccacgaagtga comes from the Rhipicephalus sanguineus isolate Rsan-2018 chromosome 6, BIME_Rsan_1.4, whole genome shotgun sequence genome and includes:
- the LOC119395796 gene encoding midnolin homolog, yielding MHYATLFLFATLAMGVHGRTSARTFGSPQHPEHNIHAHPHNHFPGAQHDATHHGVQAGRDSSVSILVCQVVKVPVGHSGAQPSHATTGVGSSSVEAASSVVSSSQEALSSLNSRVRTAVKHIVDPVVAALQNTSLWLNRTSQLHLNQSHQHSALHHEHQHAGMVNHAHAAHNNHEHQHQHGAQVNHHGAQGQVQNHHHHQLPQVVPNQAVPMTVVSVPVLVPAVHVGSVPLVNLSASVPASIDVPSLQFSYPSQENATLSAPVKATAQPTSTPADANLLGRTGDLPTAPVTDITLTQASDVSTPTTLSDIFTIWLRSGTVDDSTEATSTSEPTTSFHGPISTSSTSADASTTGHKPRTTVAL